A genomic window from Lotus japonicus ecotype B-129 chromosome 1, LjGifu_v1.2 includes:
- the LOC130730687 gene encoding FT-interacting protein 3, whose protein sequence is MQKMQRPPPEDFLLKETKPHLGGGKVSGDKHTSTYDLVEQMQYLYVRVVKAKDLPSKDVTGSCDPYVEVKLGNYKGTTRHFEKKTNPEWSQVFAFSKDRIQASVLEVTVKDKDFVKDDFIGRVWFDLNEIPKRVPPDSPLAPQWYRLEERKGDKARGELMLAVWMGTQADEAFPEAWHSDAATVSGTDALANIRSKVYLSPKLWYLRVNVIEAQDLQPSDKGRFPEVFVKAILGNQTLRTRISQSRTINPMWNEDLMFVAAEPFEEPLILSVEDRVAPNKEEMLGRCAIPLHLMDRRLDHKPVNTRWFNLEKHVIIMEGEKKKEIKFASRIHMRVCLEGGYHVLDESTHYSSDLRPTAKQLWKSSIGVLELGILNAQGLMPMKTKDGRGTTDAYCVAKYGQKWVRTRTIIDSFTPRWNEQYTWEVFDPCTVITLGVFDNCHLHNGDKPGGAKDSRIGKVRIRLSTLETDRVYTHSYPLLVLHPNGVKKMGEIHLAVRFTCSSLLNMMHMYSHPLLPKMHYIHPLTVSQLDSLRHQATQIVSMRLSRAEPPLRKEIVEYMLDVGSHMWSMRRSKANFFRIMGVLSGLIAVGKWFDQICNWKNPITTVLIHILFIILVMYPELILPTIFLYLFLIGVWYYRWRPRHPPHMDTRLSHADSAHPDELDEEFDTFPTSRPSDIVRMRYDRLRSIAGRIQTVVGDLATQGERLQSLLSWRDPRATALFVIFCLVAAIVLYVTPFQVVALLTGIYVLRHPRFRHKLPSVPLNFFRRLPARTDCML, encoded by the coding sequence ATGCAGAAGATGCAGAGACCGCCGCCGGAAGATTTTCTGTTGAAGGAGACCAAGCCCCACCTTGGAGGGGGGAAGGTCTCCGGTGACAAGCATACTAGCACCTATGATCTTGTTGAGCAAATGCAGTACCTTTATGTGAGGGTTGTGAAGGCTAAGGATTTGCCTTCCAAGGATGTCACTGGAAGCTGTGATCCTTATGTTGAAGTCAAGCTGGGAAACTACAAAGGCACAACCCGGCACTTtgagaagaagactaatcctgaATGGAGCCAGGTTTTCGCTTTCTCCAAGGACAGGATTCAGGCTTCAGTGCTTGAGGTTACTGTGAAAGATAAGGATTTCGTGAAGGATGACTTCATTGGTCGTGTTTGGTTTGACCTCAATGAGATCCCAAAGAGGGTTCCGCCTGACAGCCCTCTCGCGCCGCAGTGGTATAGGCTGGAGGAGAGAAAGGGCGATAAGGCGAGGGGGGAGCTGATGCTTGCTGTTTGGATGGGGACACAAGCTGATGAAGCGTTTCCTGAGGCGTGGCACTCGGATGCTGCAACAGTTAGTGGGACTGATGCTCTTGCTAACATTCGGTCGAAGGTGTATCTATCTCCTAAGCTTTGGTATTTGAGGGTTAATGTGATAGAGGCACAGGACTTGCAGCCAAGTGACAAGGGAAGATTCCCGGAGGTTTTTGTGAAGGCTATTCTGGGAAATCAGACCTTGAGGACCAGAATCTCTCAGAGCAGGACTATCAATCCAATGTGGAATGAGGATTTGATGTTTGTCGCTGCGGAACCATTTGAGGAGCCGCTGATTTTGAGCGTGGAAGACAGAGTTGCCCCTAACAAAGAGGAAATGCTGGGAAGGTGCGCAATTCCTTTACACCTAATGGACAGGAGATTGGATCACAAACCTGTGAATACTAGATGGTTTAATCTTGAGAAGCATGTTATTATCATGGAAGgggaaaagaagaaggaaatcaAGTTTGCGAGCAGGATTCATATGAGGGTCTGTCTCGAAGGTGGTTATCATGTTTTGGATGAATCAACTCACTACAGCAGTGATCTTCGCCCAACTGCAAAACAGCTCTGGAAGTCCAGCATTGGAGTTCTTGAATTGGGGATATTGAATGCTCAGGGTTTGATGCCAATGAAGACAAAAGATGGGAGGGGGACGACTGATGCTTATTGTGTAGCGAAATATGGGCAGAAGTGGGTGCGAACGAGGACCATCATTGATAGCTTTACACCGAGGTGGAATGAGCAGTACACTTGGGAGGTCTTTGATCCTTGCACTGTCATTACACTTGGTGTATTTGATAACTGTCATTTGCACAATGGCGACAAGCCTGGAGGGGCGAAAGATTCAAGAATTGGGAAGGTGCGAATCCGTCTTTCCACACTTGAGACTGATCGAGTCTATACACATTCCTATCCTCTGCTAGTCCTTCATCCAAATGGGGTGAAGAAAATGGGTGAGATTCACTTGGCTGTAAGGTTTACTTGTTCTTCTTTGCTTAACATGATGCACATGTATTCACATCCCTTGTTGCCAAAGATGCATTACATTCACCCATTGACTGTAAGCCAGCTTGACAGCTTGAGGCATCAAGCTACTCAGATTGTGTCAATGAGACTGAGCCGCGCCGAGCCGCCATTGAGAAAGGAGATAGTGGAATACATGCTGGATGTGGGTTCCCACATGTGGAGCATGAGACGAAGCAAGGCCAATTTCTTCAGAATCATGGGAGTTTTGAGTGGACTAATTGCTGTAGGGAAATGGTTTGATCAGATCTGTAACTGGAAAAATCCGATCACAACGGTTCTGATCCATATTCTGTTTATAATACTGGTCATGTACCCTGAGCTTATCTTACCCACAATATTCCTTTACCTCTTCTTGATTGGAGTTTGGTACTACAGATGGAGGCCAAGGCACCCTCCTCACATGGACACACGCCTCTCGCATGCGGATTCTGCGCACccagatgagcttgatgaggAGTTCGACACATTCCCTACCAGCAGGCCTTCTGATATTGTGAGGATGAGATACGACAGGCTTAGGAGCATTGCTGGGAGGATTCAGACTGTGGTTGGAGATTTGGCCACTCAAGGGGAGAGGTTGCAGTCTTTGCTCAGCTGGAGAGATCCAAGAGCCACTGCACTGTTTGTGATTTTCTGTTTGGTTGCTGCCATTGTTCTCTATGTCACACCATTCCAAGTTGTGGCACTTCTCACTGGAATTTATGTGTTGCGACATCCGAGGTTCCGCCATAAGCTTCCTTCTGTGCCGCTGAATTTCTTCAGGAGGCTGCCTGCAAGAACTGACTGCATGCTTTGA